The genomic window ttttttatatttaaggaAAGCTTTATATTTAACtttctattaaaatgtttttaaatgttgtaCTTTTGATCAGTCTTGGTTCCTCTCaatgattttttctttttcagcttGAATATCTTCATTCATCCTCATTTATATTTGTTCTCTAATTATTCCAGCTCGTCTGTCTGTTCCTGTCATCAGCAGTAACTCTTCAAACTGTTCTTCCTCATCATTGTCAAATTGTTCATTGttgtgttcagtggtgaatgtgagtcatgtgactctctcctggtacaaaagaaacagtttattgtccagcatcagtgtgtctgatctcagcatcagtctctctctacctctggaggtggaatatcaggataaaaacacctacagctgtgtgctcaacaatcccatcagcaaccagactcaACATCTGGACATTAGCAAACTCTGTCACACATGTTCAGGTTCGGCAGCACTGCTGATATTAGTTGATGTCTGCGCTGATATTACTATTTATTGACTGAGCTGATCTCATGTTGATGTTTTTATTCCTCAGACTCTGTCCACTGTTGTGGTCCTACTGAAGCTGTGATCCGATTGGTCCTCTCTGCTCTGGTGGGCGTGGCTACTGTCATTCTTCTGGTTTATGACATCAGATCCAGAAGAGCTGAACAAGATCAAGCACATATTCACACATCAGGTACCTCACTGATTATATCATTTTTCATAAAAcagtttagtttattatttattaatcttcATTTATTTGTAATGGTTTTGTGTATTCACATGCtggtatatatatacatatatatatatatatatatattttaggtgGTTCATTTCCACTCCAGAAGATGATTTGAGAATAAACAGCCATGTATTCTTTCATTAACAGCTTAAAGTAAATGTGAATGCTTTTCATAATAAATACTGTTGATTACCGAATATTGCATTACTTACGctagatttgattttttttttttttttacaatctaaTCTTTCTTATTTGATTGGAGACTTTTAAAATTACATCAAATCACATTTAGAGGTAATGTAGTGTTGATAATATTATTGTATAGACGTCTCTAATACTGAAGCTCTTCTAATGGTTGAACATGAATACAATTAAACATAAGCACTCTGTCCAAGCAGTTTTTTAATGTCAGATTATTCAGAaatcaagttttttattttatcgGATAAGACACACAGATCTCTTTTTACTACTGCTGTCAATTTGCCATATGTATCTGCCTGCATTTATCAATAAagtcttttcagtctgaggtTAAAAATTCTCTCCAtgctttattacatttattatgttgaGTGCCTCCTGTTGAAATACTAAGTATATGTTTAATCGTTTCAGCACTGCACTggatataaatatttacattacTAAAACATCATTTATAAATGTGTACATTATTATTAAGctcattagttttatttttagttttctgtCCACAATAATAAACCAACAACTTCTGTAGTGTCTATTGAAATGCTGATTTTGGAGACGaattaataataacataataaacttttgttatattattttataataatatagttaTAATGTACTTTTTGAACATAGTGAAATGGGTAAACACAACATATCTGCCTCCATTTCCTCCAAAAGGCAACGATAAAGTCTTTAAATGTGTGTCTTTAGTCTGATTAGTGTCTGTGTTTCATCTGCGGATCAGCAACACACCATCTAATGGCTCAGCCTGAATCTGCATGCTATCAggagcgattttctcagtatccTCTGTCACTGACTCCACTAGTTCTGTCTGATTGCTTTTGTTCTTCAGCTGGGTGTCATTAGCATTCACACCAAAGACTTTCTTCACAAACGAGGTGAACAGAATTTCTCTTTTTTGGACACAATAGAGTCTGGAAATTGAGGTCAACTGAGTTGaccatgttttatttttattttttatcttttcttGTCCTACCTGAAATTTGTCCCCCACCTGAAGCTGTGATTGTCTTACCCTGCAGTGGTTGACATGTGGTCTCTATCATGTGTCTCTTGGTTTggataataatagcaataaaagCAACTCAGCAGGGTTTTTTTCAGTAGTATTGTGGTCAAGATATCTACAGGAGGTTAACGCCTACTAGAGCTCAAAGTGACaataggctcgtttgagatgagcaaaatctgtgaatgattgttatttttatcacactgtacaacaatcatactgtttttttattattattgtagtaagggctaagtttagggttggggtaggtgtagacattaaaaaacacaatctaataggcaGAAAAACTAATTTcgttgttagtttccggtcggaGCTGTATCCCTTTTAGACACAACCGTGAAGAACCGATCACCGGTGATCATCGCAAGATGCATGCCAGTTAGAAAAGTGTCTTTTTTTATCACGTCTTTCTTGGGTAGACAAGGTTCTCCTTTCCGATGCAGTGAGTCAAAGATCCTTTTGGTTGCATGAGAGCCCTCCAGACGTCCAATTTCATTGCTTATTCAGCATTTCTCGGCATCCCTCCTCCACTCCAACTCCTCACTCCTAATTTGTTTGTATCTCATATTAGGGatgggggagttctctgggttcggTCTGTATTCTGGGCCGGAGTCTTCCCCCAGGACAGCATGCCAAAATCGGACCTGTCAATAAGCTCTTCactgataaagtcagaattgcgagatataaagtcagaattgcgagttataaagtcagaattgcgagatataaagttagaattgcgagatataaagtcagaattgcgagatataaagtcgcaattgcgagatataaagtgagaattgcgagatataaagtcagaattgcgagttataaagtcagaattgcgagttataaagtcgcaattgcgagttataaagtcagaattgcgagatataaagtcgcaattgcgagttataaagtcagaattgtgaggtataaagtcgcaattgcgagttataaagtcagaattgcgagttataaagtcagaattgcgagttataaagtcagaattgcgagatataaagttagaattgcgagatataaagtcagaattgcgagatataaagtcgcaattgcgagatataaagtgagaattgcgagatataaagtcagaattgcgagttataaagtcgcaattgcgagttataaagtcagaattgtgaggtataaagtcgcaattgcgagttataaagtcagaattgcgagttataaagtcagaattgcgagttataaagtcagaattgcgagatataaagtcagaactgcaagttataaagtcagaactgcgagttataaagtcagaattgcgatttataatctcgcaattgcgagttataaagtcagaattgcgagatataaagtcagaattgcgagatataaagtcagaattgcgagttataaagtcagaattgcgagttattgtCATAGATCCTTGCAGGTATGACGAGACGGGAGGCAAACTCAAATAAGAAATACTTTTAATGATGATCTTCAAGATGAAACAAAGGGAAAAACCACACATGTAACACAttaaatgaccgacaaaggactcaactcaaagacagacttataaaggcaaactaatcaagaaacacaggtgatacagataatgattaaccaaggactaaaccaaatgatcacaaacagacggggggaagacagagggagaaaccaaatgacaaacagtgcaaaacaaaggcaaaagacgTGAAGCCTCAGGTGACATGTGACAGTacacccccctcccggtaggcgcgtctcgcgccgtaaCAATACTACcggggagggagggcgggcgccctggaggctgaAACAGGACTGGAACGTGGTGGTCAGGGAAAGCCTCCAGGGCGGATCCGAGAGCCATGGTGGATCGGGGAGTTCAGGCGGCCATGGCCAGGCAGACGgttctggaggccatggcgggtcagggagttcgggaagccatggccggggagacagttctggaggccatggcgggtcagggagttcgggaagccatggccggggagacagttctggaggccatggcgggtcagggagttcaaggagccatggcgggtcagggggccatggctgGACAGACAGTTCAaagagccatggcgggtcagggggccatggctgGACAGACAGTTCATAATGCCATGGCGGGTCGGGAAGCCATGGCCGTGCAGACAGTTCaaggagccatggcgggtcagggggccatggctgGACAGACAGTTCATAATAACATGGCGGGTTGGGAAGCCATGGCTGTGCAGACAGTTCAAGGAGCCATGGCTGGacagcccccgtggccttggcctcagtcctcggcccggccacgttggctaggggtatgtagcccccccccaaaatttctctttggctcttgaggagcggacactggacggcgctctggaggagcgggctctggacggcgctcttgaggagcggacactggacggcgctctggaggagcgggctctggacggtgctcttgaggagcgggctctggacggcttgacgaccccagcggagattcaggagggctgggcgtctccagcggaggcactgaaggagctagctctgggcgagcggtcactggaggtcgctctggcggcgcggtcactggaggactGGGCGGAGCCAGCgaagattcaggaaggctgggtggaaccaaCTGGGTTTCAGGAatgctggacgggaccagcgggggttcaggaaggctgggcagaaccagcggagatccAGGAGAGAGGATTGGGGCAGTGAACTCCATAGGAATCGCCATGTCCATCATGTTAATGATCTCCATCTTGTCCGGAGACTCGGGTTTGGCAGTCATtttggctgggaactcaggaatTAAGGCCATCTCGGCCAGGAAATCAGGAACAGAGGCCATTTCGGTCAGGAACTCAGGAATAGCGGCCATCGTGACCAGGaaatcaggaacatcggccatcttggccgggaaattaGGAATTGTGGCCATCTTGACTGgcaaatcaggaactgtggccatttcggtcaggaactcaggaacagcggtCATCTTGACCGGAaaatcaggaacatcggccatcttggctgggaaatTAGGAAttgtggccatcttgacagggaaatcaggaacttcggccatctcggccgggaaatcaggaattgCGGTCACCTCGACCGGGAgatcaggaacggtggccatcttgcaTACAGTCGGTGGCGTTGCAGCCGTCTTGTGTGCAAactcgggcattgcagccatcttgcgttcAGACTtgggcattgcagccatcttgtgTGCAGATTTGAGCGGTGCAGCCATTTTGCATGCAGACTCGGGCatagcagccatcttgcgtgcagatttggGCGATACAGCCTTTGCGGCCACCGGCGGTACTGGGCTGAGTGAGACTATGGAGCTTAGGAGTAGGACAGGGCGTTCGGGGCGCGGCAGGTGGTCTGAGCAGTTGGCGAGGCACATGGAGACCGCCGGCTTTGGATGAGCTGGCGCGACGCGACGTGCATCTGAGGGGACTGGACAAGGATCAGGACCAATTTCGGTGAGCTCGAAGttagagccgttcaaaagaaGAATGACGTTGACATATTCAATAAACGGAAGATCCTGAACGGATATATCGCTACGGATAATATCCTtgtccagccccaacagaaacGCGACGCTGATTGAAGCATCGGGCCAGCTCATCAGATGGTATAGCTCGGCAAAATCAGCCACATACCTCTCCAACTCCCGACCACCCTGACGCAAACTCCACAGCCGCTCATCAGCCGTCATGTTAAGGTCGGTCATTCTGTCATAGATCCTTGCAGGTATGATGAGACGGGAGGCAAACTCAAATAAGAAATACTTTTAATGATGATCTTCAAGATGAAACATAGGGAAAAACCACACACGTAACACAttaaatgaccgacaaaggactcaactcaaagacagacttataaaggcaaactaatcaagaaacacaggtgatacagataatgattaaccaaggactaaaccaaatgatcacaaacagacggggggaagacagagggagaaaccaaatgacaaacagtgcaaaacaaaggcaaaagacgTGAAGCCTCAGGTGACATGTGACAGTtataattcggactttttttcttgcaattgcgagtttatatctcgcaattctgactttataactcgcaattctgactttatatctcgcaattctgactttataactcacaattctgactttatatctcgcaattctgactttatatctcgcaattctgagaaaaaaagtcagaattgtgagtttgtatctcttttttataaaacaatttatttttgttttgttagtgCCTGTGGCATCGAGTAGGTgagtttgaatgtatttttatggCTTCAGTTCTTTTTGTTCTGGTATCATGTAATAAATTGCTCATTAAATTAGTCCATAAAAAACATTCACTGTTATTCTTGAGTAGAAATAATTGAACTGTGATtttattgtaaaaacaatttgtaaAAGCTTCTTCACTAAATATATGTATTGGGACTGTTCATCAGAGCACACTTAAGTAACCACTTTTCTTTTTTCACTTTGCTGAAGTCTAGTGTTTTTGTACCACTTTTAGATGAGTTCATCATTTTCTTCATCAAGTTAATCTATGTACCTTTTGTTTACTCAGGTGAGATTCATTCTATAATGTAATTTAATGGTTAAATTCTCTGTCAACTTATAGGCACTGACATGGAattaaaaagaaaagaagccTTTCAGTGTTATACAGATTCAGTTCAAAGGCTCTCTCTGTCAAAAAAGATAACAGATCTCACTTTTTCTCTCTATTTGTTATCTGTATTTGCTTGCCTTTATCAaaattttcggtaacactttctatgaagcaggTGACAGGTGAAACAAATCAAAGCTAATGGGGGCAGGAACAAACCAATACACACAGAaatacagggggagacaaagggagaaaccaacagaAGTCCATGTGAGGGAGGGTCAgggagctcgggaggccatggaggttcagggagctcgggaggccatggaggttcagggagctcgggaggccatggaGGTTCAGGGAGCTCGGGAGACCATGGAGGTTCAgggagctcgggaggccatggaGGATCAGGGAGCTCGGGAGACCATGGAGGTTCAGGGAGCTCGGGAGACCATGGAGGTTCAgggagctcgggaggccatggaggttcagggagctcgggaggccatggaggttcagggagctcgggaggccatggaGGATCAGGGAGCTCGGGAGACCATGGAGGTTCAgggagctcgggaggccatggaGGTTCAGGGAGCTCGGGAGACCATGGAGGTTCAgggagctcgggaggccatggaggatcagggagctcgggaggccatggaGGTTCAGGGAGCTCGGGAGACCATGGAGGTTCAGGGAGCTCGGGAGACCATGGAGGTTCAGGGAGCTCGGGAGACCATGGAGGTTCAgggagctcgggaggccatggaggttcagggagctcgggaggccatggaggttcagggagctcgggaggccatggaGGATCAGGGAGCTCGGGAGACCATGGAGGTTCAgggagctcgggaggccatggaggttcagggagctcgggaggccatggaGGTTCAGGGAGCTCGGGAGACCATGGAGGATCAgggagctcgggaggccatggaggatcagggagctcgggaggccatggcggatcagggagctcgggaggccatggaggttcagggagctcgggaggccatggaGGTTCAGGGAGCTCGGGAGACCATGGAGGATCAgggagctcgggaggccatggaggatcagggagctcgggaggccatggaggatcagggagctcgggaggccatggcggatcagggagcttaGGGTTCAGGTATATTGTAGCCcaagaatttgcatattcatatctaagattatgcattattaactgtattatgaatatgtcttatgaattattatatttatatcattattaatcttTTAGAGAATATGTATTTAATGTCCAAACAGTTTTACCCTGACTGACCTTTTGTGACATGATATGAGACTGTATGCTATTGCTATGTAGCTATGTTATTTTCGTACATTTTATCATATCTGTTATCAACTCAGACACAGACCGatgttcttagaacaagaagtacatcttagtaaatgtgcctttttaaagtttgggttAATAGGCAAACATGCAAATTAATAACGCCTTTGATCACGAGCTGAGACATGAGTAATGTGTTCTTAATCAAAATTAGACATGTAAGCGACCTATTGACTTCCTGTACTGTCTGGCTTTAGGGTATAAGAAGTGCTAACCCTGCACCCCTTGTTGTCGGAGACTTCACACTTCTTACTTCTTCCTCTCCGCTCTTTATCTTTTACTCTGATACTTGGTGCAACTAGACAGTCtaatatttctattagacttacttGTCTCAGATTTGACTAGCTTTGAATTTGACTTACATCTTTAATTCGACTTtgattttaattctaatttgATTACGTATACTATATTTAATTAGACTTTATTTGATCAGATTGACAAATGATTTAATTATTGACAACTTGGAATTGGGAATTAgtatgtttatttcttttatcaATATTACATTAATGTAATTAAATGTCATTAATAATTTGATTCTTGTTATTGCTGCTATTCAtactcaaaatataaaaatacatgccAATatgtatggaagcttgtttccgccactgaattaaaaaaaaatatatatattctttttatctcacaattttgaatttttttttctcataattgtaagatataaagtcagaattgtgagatataaactcgcaatcgtgagacataaagtcagaattgcaagataaactcgcaattgtgagatataaagtcagaattgtgagatataaactcgcaatcgcgagacaaagtcagaattgcaagataaacttgcaattgtgagatataaagtcagaattgtgagatataaagtcagaattgcaagataaactcgcaattgtgagatataaagtcagaattgtgggatataaagtctgaactgcgagacataaactcgcaattgcaagagtCAGAATTTTGCAATTGATATatctgtcaattctgacttttgtttctctTCATTTGCGACACTTTCTGGCAAAGCACCATAGAAAACGatatcttttctcattaaaatgacatattatgtcataaaaattatatgatttttcCGTTATAGAAGATATATGATCTGATGATAAGAGTCAGACCATGACAAATTAAAAACTTCCTCCAAGTTGTCTCACATACTCTAATAGCAGCTATAAGGTGTTGCAGTGTTGGAACAAAGCGTTTAGAGCATCACATCAGCATCATAATCCGTAGTTGTTAAATCATACGAAGATATCAGAGAACACTTTAAACCACAGAACTGCTCCATGAAGCCATTCGAGAAATTTTGAAATCAGTCTAGAGGAGAAACACTTTGGAAAGCTGAAAACTGCTACAGGAGAGAGAGCAGAGGCAAAGTCTTGAAACTCTTGAAAATGGCATAATTGACATACAGGAAGTTGACGCCTATGGAAGCTCAAAGTGACAATGTTTAGAGTGTAAATTAATAAGCTAAAAAAGGTGCTAAATGGTCACATGCATTAACACTTAAAGATAAGCGGTTATTTTAGATGCTGGTGGGGTTTCACATCATTTTACTGCAGAGCAGCTTCACATACACACAGTTCTGAAGAGTTTGTCTTTTCATAAGGTTTTTGGACTGAAACTGTTGAAGATGTTTTGGAAGATGTTTTTGTTCAGTTTGTGTTTCTGGCGTCTGGATGGTGAGTTTTAAATGTCTTTCTTCTGTTCTGGGGGGATAGAAAAATACAAACTTAGCAGGTGACAAAGTTATTTATATTCACTGTTTATATGAGGAAATCATGTAATCCTGGAAACAATTGCTATATAGTTGCACAACAACATTTAAGAAATTCATTGCAGATGCAGAAAAGAACCACACTTTGGTGTTACAGTCTCCAATCTGTGCAGACATTTCTCCGCTCATAGCATCAAATGCGCTGAAATAGAGAAAACAAAGTTCAGTTTAATCTTTGTGTTCATGATGTCCTACAGTTTCTTAACAGAGTAATGCTTCAAGTTCGTACTCATCATCTATTGTTTGGTCTGTTTTTCGAACAGATCGCAGCTAATTCTTCCAAGGTCATTGAACTCTTCCTCAGATCAATTTTTTTAGTGGTGTCAGCTGCCCAATTTACAAGCTTGCTAAATTCGCAAATAAATTGCATATTTCAAATCAGTGACAAAATCTGAAAGTACTCCCACATGAATTCACATAATgcattcctttttttttatttgtcttgtatttgcagtgtgtttctgtatttggttgtattgTCAAAAAAATTCAGCCTGTGTCTGTTTTTGTGTATGGATATGTTGTGAatttttgcagcgtgtttctgtatttctgtatttaaacCTGGTTTAGTTTGTCAGTCTTTGCGAAGTCTTGTTAGTTGTTACACTGCATTTCTTAGCATTCTCCCTGGATTCATGTCTCTTGGTTTTCTGATCTCTTTTCCCCTTTGCCTGGTTTGTCCCAATAAATCTGCATTTGGATCTCCAACCTGTTAAGTCTTCGAGCAGTTGAATCCATCAACAGTCAATTATAAAATCAAACATCATTATTTTCATGCATCAGTTAAAAATATAAGATAAGTAAAAGCTTGTTGATTTCGTGATGTTAAAGAAGACAGACGTGAGAAAGGAAACAGAGGTTGGGGGAGGATTCAACTAGATAAATATCACCGTTCAGTCGTGAGAATTTTCTCACATTTTAAGGGTCACTATCAGTGAACCAATGAAGAAAACGTTCCTAAAATTAGTTTTGCTCTGTTTGTGTTTGTGGCAATTGGTTGGTGAGTttgaaatgtacatttttgtttatttttttagtaattttgtcatgtgattttgtcattttattagttgcttttatgtttatttttttaaatactgcttcattgtttttttttatatatattttataattattgctttttcttttatttccCTGGGGCTGCTTCATAAAACAAGTTTATAATAAAAGTTTATATTAAaacaggcttatttcagttagtctgacttattgtcacttaaTTTGGTTTTATAGAGCAAATTTACTATATCTCAAGCTCAGTCACTGGCAACTTATGCTGGGAAACGTCTCGgttatgtatgtaaactttgttCCTTAAAAGAGAGAACGGAGACATTATACTGATGTCAGTAACTATCACAGCCTGAAGTGATTGTATGCCAGAGAGGTCTACTGCATCCCATCCAGaagccagacatgcaggttctACAGATTGGGTCGCAGGTGCCAGATTGTGTCCTCCCCTGAGAAAGACGGTCTTTCCTCAGGGGAATcctccagggaggggctgtcgtgAGAAGCATGAGGTCAGCAAACCAAGTTTGGGTGGGCCAATACAGCGCAACCaacagaacctgctcctcgtcctccctgatcttgcataACGTCTGTGTAAAGAgactcactgggggaaaggcttACTTCCCTAAACCCCAGGGACAGCTGTGTGTCCATACTGAGGGGAGCCTCGGTCAGGGAATAGAACAGCTAGCAGTGAGAGGACCCCTGGGAAACAAACAGGTCTACCTGGGCTTCCCCAAATTGAATTGAATGACTAGAAGCGACCTCTGATGCTTctgaccaccttgtcggttgatgtacgcaatgGTCACAGTGTTGTCCtacggaccagcacgtgcttGTCTCATAAGCACCCTTTGAGACGGTTCAGCTGAGGTTGGCCAGTCCAAACTGACACTGCCTGCCCATCGTACATAGTCCCCCCAGCCAGTGTTGGAGGCATCTGTGTGTACTACAGCATGCCTGGAGGCCTGTTCCAACCTGTTCACAGTGTGAAAGTTTGGCGACAGGCCAGTGTCACTTTGATCCGGTGAGTGGCGAACTGCCACAacctcctcgggactcggccatggagcCAGTGTTGGAGCGGTCTTATATGGAGAAGCCAGTATTAGCCAGTCATCAAGTTGAGGATCCGAATGCCCTGCTCTCTCAGGGGAACAAGGGCCTCCTCCAAAACTTTTGTGAAGACACAAGGCGACATGGAGAGCCCAAAGAGTAAGACTTTGTACTGATATGCTTGTCCTTCAAACGCAAACCAAAGAAATGGTCTGTGGCATGGAAGGATCAAAACATGAAAGTAAGTGTGCGACACTTACCTGCATTCTGACTGGCGAGAGTAGAGGGTAAGCATGGTCCAGGGTTGGCCTGTCCAACACCCCccgtcccctctggggacccaaaAATAGAGGGAATCCCTCTGTTGTCGAGATTTTGGGTACCACTGATCTTAAGGGCAGTGGCAGAAAAAGATTCTCCTC from Garra rufa chromosome 7, GarRuf1.0, whole genome shotgun sequence includes these protein-coding regions:
- the LOC141338936 gene encoding SLAM family member 9-like; its protein translation is MEKKYMFGDEVNSVSVMEGNSVTLNSGLTEIMDNEVIQWRFWIENTLIAEAHRFTVYDDVLDGRFRDRLKLDNQTGSLTITNTTMKHAGCYKLHCNELIEMLSLTVYARLSVPVISSNSSNCSSSSLSNCSLLCSVVNVSHVTLSWYKRNSLLSSISVSDLSISLSLPLEVEYQDKNTYSCVLNNPISNQTQHLDISKLCHTCSDSVHCCGPTEAVIRLVLSALVGVATVILLVYDIRSRRAEQDQAHIHTSA